Proteins encoded by one window of Dokdonella sp.:
- a CDS encoding single-stranded DNA-binding protein — translation MSTHFVGEGNIGSAPDYREFPNGNDEPRRLLRLNVYFDNPIPKKDGEYEDRGGFWAPVELWHRDAEHWKTLYQKGMRVLVEGRTVRDEWEDADENERVTFKVEARRVGILPYRIESVALSAKPAGGQ, via the coding sequence ATGAGCACGCACTTCGTCGGCGAGGGCAACATCGGTTCTGCGCCGGACTACCGCGAATTTCCGAACGGCAACGACGAGCCGCGCCGGCTGCTTCGCCTGAACGTCTACTTCGACAACCCGATCCCGAAGAAGGACGGCGAGTACGAAGATCGCGGCGGCTTTTGGGCGCCCGTGGAGCTGTGGCACCGCGACGCCGAGCACTGGAAGACGCTGTACCAGAAAGGTATGCGGGTGCTGGTCGAGGGCCGCACCGTGCGCGACGAATGGGAGGACGCCGACGAGAACGAACGGGTGACCTTCAAGGTCGAGGCCCGGCGCGTGGGCATCCTGCCGTACCGCATCGAGTCGGTGGCGCTGAGCGCTAAGCCGGCCGGAGGACAGTAG
- a CDS encoding DUF3158 family protein: MTASPPISHSTRFVALEQADFQRLEHAGYLKGLLQPFKGKGSLETWASQCAALRDDVIGLAQRRVLPQARAYPFSLLDVQLAQQATGAGTTFLRWRNLDRSSMGVALWEALLANPATPASLIDELYAIELQRIVLNMQISLTHSIARQALECANKAAQAEAAYLRRVHGHTASVPPTTKESP, from the coding sequence ATGACAGCATCACCCCCTATCAGCCACTCCACGCGCTTCGTGGCGCTGGAACAGGCGGACTTCCAGCGGCTGGAACACGCAGGCTACCTAAAAGGCCTTTTACAGCCTTTTAAGGGTAAGGGGAGTCTGGAGACCTGGGCCAGCCAGTGCGCAGCGCTGCGCGACGACGTGATTGGCCTGGCGCAGCGGCGCGTGCTGCCCCAGGCGCGCGCCTATCCATTCAGTCTGCTCGACGTGCAACTGGCCCAGCAGGCCACTGGCGCAGGGACGACCTTCCTGCGCTGGCGCAACCTCGACCGTTCCTCCATGGGCGTGGCGTTGTGGGAGGCCCTGCTGGCCAACCCCGCGACGCCGGCCTCGCTGATCGACGAGCTGTACGCGATCGAATTGCAGCGCATCGTGCTGAACATGCAGATCAGCCTGACCCACAGCATCGCTCGCCAAGCCCTGGAATGCGCCAACAAGGCCGCGCAGGCCGAAGCGGCTTACCTGCGGCGCGTCCACGGGCATACCGCGTCCGTTCCACCCACCACCAAGGAGTCACCATGA
- a CDS encoding PFL_4669 family integrating conjugative element protein, whose product MANERTEPLQLNLGSLRSAMSLTLHTHHASRIWHGRAPTEGRPGIIGLNGFIGAMNKMKRGAEQDDPYSDWWMLRIEDKLADTKTRLQTLREQVDQALADVPAALSLGENMNVQPVKLPLFVNAQLGFMAVYLLADYDDLARKLILAHHTALIDRSTLERWLNDGAHALRSLFSLAQQYRYSGTTRDDFAAKNAAARAALEKFGELPQDVLEGARRSRFAPPIARRSNKPGTPPAAPAIVPDAQAPTGGAADGAAGDEGVGA is encoded by the coding sequence ATGGCCAACGAACGCACAGAACCCCTGCAACTGAATCTGGGATCGCTGCGCAGCGCGATGTCGCTGACGCTGCACACGCACCACGCTTCGCGCATCTGGCACGGCCGCGCGCCGACCGAGGGGCGCCCCGGCATCATCGGTCTCAACGGCTTCATCGGCGCCATGAACAAGATGAAGCGCGGCGCCGAGCAGGACGACCCGTACTCGGACTGGTGGATGTTGCGGATCGAGGACAAGCTCGCCGACACCAAGACCCGCTTGCAGACCCTGCGCGAACAGGTGGATCAGGCCCTGGCCGACGTGCCAGCGGCGCTGTCCCTGGGCGAGAACATGAATGTGCAGCCGGTGAAGCTGCCGCTGTTCGTGAATGCACAACTCGGCTTCATGGCGGTGTACCTGCTGGCCGACTACGACGACCTGGCACGCAAGCTCATCCTGGCCCACCACACGGCGCTGATCGACCGCAGCACCTTGGAGCGCTGGCTCAATGATGGCGCGCACGCGCTGCGCAGCCTGTTCTCGCTGGCCCAGCAGTACCGCTACTCGGGCACGACGCGCGACGACTTCGCGGCGAAGAACGCGGCGGCGCGAGCGGCGCTGGAGAAGTTCGGCGAGTTGCCGCAGGACGTGCTGGAAGGCGCGCGCCGCTCGCGCTTCGCGCCACCCATCGCGCGGCGGTCGAACAAGCCCGGCACGCCGCCTGCTGCGCCTGCCATCGTGCCCGATGCGCAGGCTCCCACGGGTGGCGCAGCCGATGGTGCCGCGGGCGATGAGGGTGTTGGCGCATGA
- a CDS encoding phospholipase D family protein, with amino-acid sequence MQDGKAVQLLLNGEEHGHGHVVEKLLKRAERLECLVAFAKISAIGDLLKPLRKALEGGLKARFAIGLDFYLTEPEALRQLFALAEKHALVLYLSNASDTFHPKIYAFQNGKQCSVIVGSANLTHGGFYGNYEASALIDDASGALMASVTRHLDALVADRILVPATKPRIDAYEREYIIHDTCRKVAKKRAQKASRTEGPDFTILADLLELMKSDDSAHGFTAQKTGRKGNLRQARRRLAELAALSSNARRDFPSKYDALIGLFHSGGLHRGKSRIANHPGQFVAAVADILDRRNLSPAEAFTVLHRHFGAITGAGINLLTEILHALDNKRFAVMNQNAVSGLALAGIRDYPLHPTKQNVSAESYARYCGHADTVRRSLGLDDFTELDALFNYAYWRETEEDEAAT; translated from the coding sequence ATGCAGGATGGGAAAGCCGTTCAGTTGCTGTTGAACGGGGAAGAGCACGGGCACGGCCACGTAGTCGAGAAGCTGCTGAAGCGGGCGGAACGCCTGGAATGCTTGGTGGCCTTCGCGAAGATCTCGGCCATCGGCGACTTGTTGAAGCCCTTGCGCAAGGCGCTGGAAGGGGGATTGAAGGCCAGGTTTGCGATAGGTCTGGACTTCTACCTGACCGAACCCGAAGCACTCCGACAGCTCTTTGCGCTCGCCGAGAAGCACGCGCTCGTCCTGTACCTCAGCAACGCCAGCGACACCTTCCACCCGAAGATCTACGCCTTCCAGAATGGCAAGCAATGCTCGGTGATCGTCGGCTCGGCCAACCTCACCCACGGAGGCTTCTACGGAAACTACGAGGCATCGGCCCTCATCGACGACGCGAGCGGCGCGCTGATGGCATCTGTCACGCGACACCTCGATGCGCTGGTCGCGGACAGGATTCTCGTGCCAGCGACCAAGCCCCGGATTGATGCCTACGAGCGGGAGTACATCATCCACGACACTTGCCGGAAGGTGGCCAAGAAGCGTGCGCAGAAGGCGAGCCGAACCGAGGGGCCGGACTTCACGATCCTGGCCGACCTCCTGGAGCTGATGAAAAGCGACGATTCAGCGCATGGATTCACCGCGCAGAAGACCGGCCGCAAGGGAAACCTGCGCCAGGCAAGGCGCAGGCTGGCAGAGCTGGCGGCCCTGAGCAGCAATGCCAGGCGGGACTTTCCGAGTAAGTACGACGCGCTGATCGGCCTGTTCCATTCCGGCGGGCTGCACCGCGGCAAGAGCCGGATCGCCAACCACCCAGGGCAGTTCGTGGCCGCAGTGGCGGACATCCTTGACCGGCGCAACCTCTCGCCTGCCGAAGCGTTTACCGTTCTACATCGACATTTCGGCGCCATCACCGGAGCAGGCATCAACCTGCTGACTGAGATTCTGCACGCGCTGGACAACAAGCGGTTCGCCGTGATGAACCAGAACGCGGTGTCGGGACTGGCGCTCGCCGGCATCCGGGACTACCCACTGCATCCAACCAAGCAGAACGTCAGTGCGGAAAGCTACGCAAGGTACTGCGGGCATGCCGATACGGTCAGACGATCGTTGGGCCTGGACGACTTCACGGAGCTGGATGCACTGTTCAACTACGCCTATTGGCGGGAAACGGAAGAAGACGAAGCCGCGACCTGA
- a CDS encoding STY4528 family pathogenicity island replication protein — protein MTTGDAPRRDGPVALSALFDEALRHLEPKEPAQGTAPSQDGFLYSGNRHESVPRALFLDRRLTPLERNAWQVFRLQLNDDGVTAFPTYDQLRPYLASMPCAAQASHETVARALTLLRLTRWLSLVRRRRDPKTGRIQGNLYVLHDEPLSPFEAMQLDPDYLGLVSQALTHAAKAVQVVGMNTLREIAEDPLLSGRTLPTRLQVLAQRMARHGWTTPGYPQEGADHESEEGQEALLRNAARPSSESEAGPKPAPDSSLRIPKEDRTVRNDRINEVRTVPRARALQNLRLPERFLRLKDEQQAGALVALQQVDEAQRQAVLDEWAARCHNSAVRNPAGYLFGIIQKAIRGEFKAWAGTDAGAPPAPRAAGPASSSSPSASRPADPEVARAYLARLRSALRDP, from the coding sequence ATGACGACGGGCGACGCTCCACGGCGTGATGGCCCGGTTGCGCTGTCGGCGTTGTTCGACGAGGCGCTGCGGCACCTTGAGCCGAAGGAACCGGCGCAGGGCACGGCGCCGAGCCAGGACGGCTTTCTCTACAGCGGCAACCGGCACGAGAGCGTGCCGCGCGCGTTGTTCCTCGACCGGCGCCTGACGCCGCTGGAGCGCAATGCCTGGCAGGTGTTCCGCCTGCAGCTCAACGACGACGGCGTGACCGCCTTTCCCACCTACGACCAGCTCCGCCCATATCTGGCGTCCATGCCCTGTGCGGCGCAAGCCTCGCACGAGACCGTGGCGCGCGCCTTGACGCTGCTGCGGCTGACGCGCTGGCTCAGCCTGGTGCGGCGGCGGCGCGATCCCAAGACCGGCCGTATCCAAGGCAACCTCTACGTGCTGCACGACGAACCGCTGTCACCCTTCGAGGCGATGCAGCTCGACCCGGACTACCTGGGCCTGGTGAGCCAGGCGCTCACGCACGCGGCGAAGGCGGTGCAGGTCGTGGGCATGAACACGCTGCGGGAGATCGCCGAAGACCCGCTGCTCAGCGGGCGCACACTGCCGACCCGTCTGCAAGTGCTGGCGCAGCGCATGGCGCGGCATGGCTGGACGACGCCAGGTTATCCACAGGAGGGTGCGGACCACGAATCCGAAGAAGGCCAGGAAGCCCTTCTTCGGAATGCTGCGCGCCCGTCTTCGGAATCCGAAGCAGGGCCGAAACCCGCGCCGGACAGCTCTCTTCGGATTCCGAAGGAGGACCGTACAGTACGTAATGATCGTATAAATGAAGTACGTACAGTACCGCGCGCGAGGGCCTTGCAGAACCTGCGACTGCCCGAGCGTTTCCTGCGCTTGAAGGACGAGCAGCAGGCCGGCGCGCTGGTGGCGCTGCAGCAGGTGGACGAGGCGCAGCGGCAGGCCGTTCTCGACGAGTGGGCGGCACGCTGCCACAACAGCGCGGTGCGCAACCCGGCCGGCTACCTGTTTGGCATCATCCAGAAGGCGATCCGCGGGGAGTTCAAGGCGTGGGCGGGCACCGACGCAGGAGCGCCGCCCGCGCCGCGAGCTGCGGGGCCCGCGTCATCGTCGTCGCCTTCGGCCTCCCGCCCAGCCGACCCCGAGGTGGCGCGCGCCTACCTCGCACGGCTGCGTTCAGCCTTGCGCGATCCCTGA
- a CDS encoding DUF2857 domain-containing protein — protein MSAPHPLNQAVIAQALHDLRNGQLRRCKAMGFGEEELDALKHPELVSMLVNATVSWCSVSVNREVLKRLLSQVHDVEREIATVDRMLRLGASTEMVSKFYGLTHQEVALRRDILGLPKRKGRHPVLDEAQDVALWERWKAGITERHIALNDDMAMLALTMDLAEAMTLPMSVIWSAIRNWVDQGLV, from the coding sequence ATGTCGGCACCGCACCCGCTCAACCAGGCCGTGATCGCCCAGGCCCTGCATGACCTGCGCAACGGCCAGTTGCGCCGCTGCAAGGCCATGGGCTTCGGTGAGGAGGAACTGGATGCGCTGAAGCACCCAGAACTCGTGAGCATGCTGGTGAATGCCACGGTGTCGTGGTGTTCGGTGTCGGTGAACCGGGAAGTGTTGAAGCGGCTGCTGAGCCAGGTGCACGACGTGGAGCGGGAGATCGCCACGGTGGACCGCATGCTGCGCCTGGGGGCGAGCACGGAGATGGTCAGCAAGTTCTACGGCCTCACGCATCAGGAAGTGGCGCTGCGCCGCGACATCCTCGGGCTGCCCAAGCGTAAGGGTCGGCATCCGGTGCTCGACGAGGCGCAGGACGTGGCCCTGTGGGAACGCTGGAAGGCCGGCATCACGGAGCGGCACATCGCACTGAACGACGACATGGCGATGCTGGCGCTGACCATGGACCTGGCCGAGGCCATGACCCTGCCCATGTCGGTGATCTGGTCGGCGATACGGAACTGGGTCGACCAGGGGCTGGTGTAG
- a CDS encoding ParB family protein, which produces MAELTPQDMAAKLLATGFERSGPSAATLSDPIADTPMVVTLDQLRPYDHDPRVTRNPAYAEIKASIRERGLDAPPAITRRPGEAHYIIRNGGNTRLAILRELWSETKEERFFRIACLFRPWPARGEIVALTGHLAENELRGGLTFIERALGIEKAREFYEQESGQALSQSELARRLTADGYPVPQSHISRMNDAVRYLLPAIPTLLYGGLGRHQVDRLAVLRKACERTWERRALGRPLTVDFASLFQDVLSQFDTQPEGFSPQRVQDELVGQMAELLEADYDTLALEVDDSESRQRVLTSEPAAPNPATPVAPAAPAITPQLSPAAPTPRDTSPVAPPAETPSAPPAAAPNARDGQRDERLQGHIVTPAPTTERLQSIQRMVADQLGDKLPDFEADALRAIPVQVGGLFPISDVWYIEPGLDVPDRLRVHIAQFAREIAGEAAVGDHIEASDGGIGFVCVTPAVGQAKALPAFARAMLTLLHALSTAPAPATGLDSARLADDLGPLLHGHGGLVTRLSDAGLVKLFRLLRLARRLLDLEAGVASQDS; this is translated from the coding sequence GTGGCTGAGCTGACGCCGCAGGACATGGCTGCCAAGCTGCTGGCCACCGGCTTCGAGCGCAGCGGCCCTTCGGCCGCGACCTTGAGCGACCCCATCGCCGACACGCCGATGGTGGTGACGCTGGACCAGTTGCGGCCCTACGACCACGACCCACGCGTGACGCGCAACCCGGCCTATGCGGAGATCAAGGCGTCCATCCGCGAACGTGGGCTGGACGCGCCCCCCGCGATCACGCGCAGGCCGGGCGAGGCGCACTACATCATTCGCAACGGCGGCAACACGCGGCTGGCGATCCTGCGCGAGTTGTGGAGCGAGACCAAGGAGGAACGCTTCTTCCGCATTGCGTGCCTGTTCCGCCCGTGGCCGGCGCGCGGCGAAATCGTGGCGCTGACCGGGCATCTGGCCGAGAACGAGCTGCGCGGCGGCCTGACCTTTATCGAGCGGGCCTTGGGCATCGAGAAGGCGCGCGAGTTCTACGAGCAGGAAAGCGGCCAGGCGCTGTCGCAAAGCGAACTCGCGCGGCGACTGACGGCCGACGGCTATCCGGTGCCGCAGTCACACATCAGCCGCATGAACGATGCGGTGCGCTATCTGCTGCCGGCGATCCCGACGCTGTTGTACGGCGGATTGGGCCGGCATCAGGTGGACCGGCTCGCAGTGCTGCGCAAGGCGTGCGAGCGCACCTGGGAGCGGCGTGCGCTGGGCCGGCCGCTGACCGTGGACTTCGCTTCGCTGTTTCAGGATGTGCTGTCGCAGTTCGACACGCAGCCGGAGGGCTTCTCGCCCCAGCGCGTGCAGGACGAACTGGTGGGTCAGATGGCCGAGCTGCTGGAAGCGGACTACGACACGCTGGCATTGGAGGTCGATGACAGCGAAAGCCGTCAGCGAGTATTGACCAGCGAGCCGGCCGCGCCGAACCCGGCAACGCCTGTCGCACCTGCGGCGCCAGCCATCACGCCGCAACTGTCGCCCGCGGCGCCAACGCCACGGGACACCTCGCCCGTCGCGCCACCGGCAGAGACACCCTCGGCACCACCTGCCGCTGCACCAAACGCCCGGGACGGGCAGCGCGACGAGCGCCTGCAGGGGCACATCGTGACGCCGGCCCCAACCACCGAGCGCCTGCAGTCCATCCAGAGGATGGTCGCGGATCAGCTCGGCGACAAGCTACCCGACTTCGAGGCCGACGCGCTGCGTGCGATCCCGGTGCAGGTTGGCGGGCTCTTTCCCATCTCGGATGTCTGGTACATCGAGCCGGGCCTGGACGTGCCGGATCGCCTGCGCGTGCATATCGCGCAGTTCGCTCGCGAGATCGCGGGGGAAGCGGCGGTGGGCGACCACATCGAAGCCAGCGATGGCGGCATCGGCTTCGTCTGCGTGACGCCGGCCGTGGGCCAGGCGAAGGCGCTCCCGGCGTTCGCGCGTGCGATGCTGACCCTGCTGCACGCGCTGAGCACCGCGCCGGCACCCGCGACCGGGCTGGACAGCGCGCGGCTGGCCGATGACCTTGGGCCGCTGCTGCATGGTCACGGCGGCTTGGTCACGCGCCTGAGCGATGCCGGGCTGGTAAAGCTGTTCCGTCTGCTGCGCCTGGCGCGCCGGCTGCTGGATCTGGAAGCCGGCGTAGCGAGCCAGGATTCCTGA
- a CDS encoding ParA family protein translates to MQVVSIISTKGGVGKTTTAANLGGFIADAGLRVLLLDLDVQPTLSSYFTLDVRAPGGIYQMLAFNERRIEQLVSRTVIAGLDLVLSNDDSGELNTLLLHAPDGRLRLRHLLPVFRTHYDLLLIDTQGARSVLLEMAVLASDLALSPVTPEILAARELRRGTLQLIEDIAPYRHLGIEPPPLRLLINRVHPVSSNARLVQQALRQVFQEQAGVQVLGTDVPAIEAYPRAATRGLPVHRVEYRQPAGRTAPAALETMRTLAGELFPVWRERFALVTGRADAGGAGHGERA, encoded by the coding sequence ATGCAGGTGGTGTCCATCATTTCGACCAAGGGCGGCGTGGGCAAGACCACGACGGCGGCCAACCTGGGCGGCTTCATCGCCGATGCCGGGCTGCGCGTGCTGCTGCTGGACCTGGACGTGCAGCCCACGCTGTCGAGCTACTTCACGCTGGACGTTCGCGCGCCCGGCGGCATCTACCAGATGCTGGCCTTCAACGAGCGGCGCATCGAGCAACTGGTGTCGCGTACCGTGATCGCGGGCCTGGACCTGGTGCTCTCCAACGACGACAGCGGCGAACTGAACACGCTGCTGCTGCACGCTCCGGATGGGCGCCTGCGACTGCGCCATCTGCTTCCCGTCTTCCGCACGCACTACGACTTGCTGCTGATCGACACCCAGGGCGCGCGCAGCGTGCTGCTGGAGATGGCGGTGCTGGCGTCCGACCTGGCGCTGTCGCCGGTGACGCCGGAAATCCTCGCGGCGCGCGAGCTGCGGCGCGGCACGCTGCAACTGATCGAGGACATCGCGCCGTATCGGCACCTGGGCATCGAGCCGCCGCCGCTGCGTCTGCTCATCAACCGTGTGCATCCTGTGTCGTCGAATGCGCGGCTGGTCCAGCAGGCGCTGCGACAGGTGTTTCAGGAACAGGCCGGCGTGCAGGTGCTGGGCACCGACGTACCGGCCATCGAAGCCTATCCGCGCGCTGCGACACGAGGATTGCCGGTGCACCGGGTGGAGTACCGGCAGCCGGCTGGGCGCACGGCGCCCGCGGCGTTGGAGACCATGCGCACGCTGGCCGGCGAGCTGTTCCCCGTGTGGCGGGAGCGCTTCGCGCTGGTCACCGGTCGGGCCGACGCGGGAGGGGCCGGCCATGGCGAGCGCGCATGA
- a CDS encoding AlpA family transcriptional regulator: protein MSSQTIAPALPPEHRILRRAEVEAKTGFKRAHIYSLMKEGKFPKALRLGVRAVGWDSVEIEQWIADRLKERA, encoded by the coding sequence ATGTCTTCGCAGACCATCGCGCCGGCCTTGCCGCCCGAGCACCGCATCCTGCGCCGCGCCGAGGTCGAAGCCAAGACCGGCTTCAAGCGCGCGCACATCTACAGCCTCATGAAGGAAGGCAAGTTCCCCAAGGCGCTGCGCCTGGGCGTGCGCGCGGTGGGCTGGGACTCGGTGGAGATCGAACAGTGGATCGCCGATCGCCTCAAAGAACGCGCCTGA
- a CDS encoding LysR substrate-binding domain-containing protein, with protein sequence MNLRHLRCFIAVAEELHFGRAARRLHIEQSPLSRTIRKLETTLGVTLLSRTPRGATLTWAGRVFLDDARRIMLSVEQAVASAKAAASGSQGILRIALSRDIGRARLSALLALCREESPQVNIRLSEVPLTELVQGLNANLFDAGFAMVNEVEDGIIAEPLWADLLVVILPARHPLVAFKEVPLQEVVSYPLVLCDPRACQGCGRQSERLFRSVDVQPIVAEYAASHGLMLTLVAAGYGLSFSTAAHLATCQPADVVVRPLAGQSASITTYLLRTEGGMTEPLQRFIERAERVCHQDASTSRAI encoded by the coding sequence ATGAACTTACGTCATCTTCGCTGTTTCATTGCTGTAGCCGAGGAACTGCACTTCGGTCGAGCCGCTAGGCGGCTGCATATAGAACAATCTCCCCTATCACGCACGATCCGCAAGTTGGAGACAACTCTAGGCGTGACGTTGCTCAGTCGCACGCCGCGGGGCGCAACCCTGACTTGGGCAGGGCGAGTCTTCCTCGACGACGCCCGCCGCATCATGTTGAGCGTTGAGCAGGCAGTGGCCAGCGCGAAGGCTGCTGCCTCCGGTTCTCAGGGCATTTTGCGAATCGCGCTGTCGAGAGACATAGGACGGGCGAGGCTATCAGCACTGCTTGCACTGTGCCGCGAAGAGTCGCCGCAGGTAAACATCCGGCTCTCCGAAGTACCGCTGACCGAACTCGTGCAGGGGCTGAACGCAAATCTGTTCGACGCCGGCTTTGCAATGGTCAATGAAGTGGAGGACGGGATCATTGCTGAGCCGCTGTGGGCCGACCTCTTGGTAGTGATCCTGCCCGCACGGCACCCGCTTGTAGCCTTCAAGGAAGTGCCGTTGCAGGAAGTGGTGAGCTATCCGCTGGTACTTTGTGATCCACGGGCATGCCAAGGTTGCGGTCGGCAGAGCGAACGACTGTTCCGCTCTGTCGATGTCCAACCGATCGTGGCTGAGTATGCCGCTTCTCACGGGCTGATGCTGACGTTGGTGGCCGCAGGGTACGGGCTAAGTTTTTCCACTGCCGCGCACTTGGCAACTTGCCAGCCGGCGGATGTTGTTGTCCGCCCGTTGGCCGGTCAGAGCGCATCGATAACCACCTATCTGTTACGAACCGAGGGTGGCATGACGGAGCCGTTGCAGCGGTTCATCGAACGCGCCGAACGTGTATGTCATCAGGACGCAAGCACATCACGCGCGATCTGA
- a CDS encoding LysR family transcriptional regulator → MNCRWACSANSRSPPVTALLKHCGRSSRSKRLTRADKQFLQHVPRLFTALQQARDSVRGAANGFHGQQRITLSDGITPSRLPTLLALSWQEEPDVELRLFEVSLSQQIKGLHGDLYDLGPSLVKWVTTSWLRRFGAPPLMVAAPAWHPLLKHKRISLDEVLRYPLVLVTHMHTGVMNVRSNECCRG, encoded by the coding sequence ATGAACTGTCGATGGGCATGTTCGGCGAATTCGAGATCGCCACCTGTAACCGCGCTGCTGAAGCACTGCGGCCGGAGCAGTCGCAGCAAGCGGCTGACGCGGGCGGACAAGCAATTCCTGCAACATGTGCCGCGCCTCTTCACTGCCTTGCAGCAAGCCCGCGACAGCGTGAGGGGAGCGGCCAACGGCTTTCACGGTCAGCAACGCATTACGCTGTCCGATGGCATCACCCCGTCGCGCTTGCCGACCTTGCTGGCGTTAAGCTGGCAGGAGGAGCCCGACGTCGAGTTGCGCCTGTTCGAGGTGTCACTGTCGCAGCAAATCAAGGGGCTGCATGGCGATCTGTATGACCTAGGGCCCAGTCTGGTGAAGTGGGTGACGACATCGTGGCTAAGGCGCTTTGGAGCGCCCCCCCTCATGGTCGCGGCGCCGGCATGGCATCCGCTGCTCAAGCACAAACGTATCTCACTGGACGAGGTGCTGCGTTATCCGCTGGTGCTGGTGACCCACATGCATACGGGAGTCATGAACGTCAGATCCAACGAGTGCTGCCGCGGGTGA
- a CDS encoding lipid A deacylase LpxR family protein, which yields MIGIGGYRWSLRGTKVRQPMQCVILLIAGALFSPISAFGSEVSLSANPPSCSPEQSLRWRGGTLRLENDLFTGSDRNYTNGVALTAVSRDLQGGLRPECLPQPIGLYARFIGWADPGFWRDSGAQTSSQNLVVRFGQSMYTPENKTRTDVIPDDRPYAGLLYLGLAWNRRIHPQAASYEMLDVRELTLGVIGPWSLAEQSQDLVHRARGIERFRGWDNQLRNEPAFQMAMDRKFKPYMEGAVRPGWGSDVIGSYALRVGNIETAASTGVEFRAGWNIPNDFGSYPIRPGAENRPPSGVADLRTTTPQSVLAPKPGAHVFLNLEGKAVAWDFSLDGNMFRHSHHVSRRPWIAQAALGISSQWIVAGRGVRLAVMRVWRTREFDQQAGHHAFGSIALSLEF from the coding sequence ATGATTGGCATCGGCGGGTATCGCTGGAGCCTGCGCGGCACCAAGGTGCGGCAGCCGATGCAGTGCGTCATCTTGTTGATTGCGGGTGCATTGTTCAGCCCGATTTCTGCTTTTGGTTCCGAAGTCTCACTCTCTGCAAATCCTCCCTCCTGCTCGCCAGAGCAATCCCTGCGCTGGCGGGGCGGCACCCTGCGTCTGGAGAACGATTTGTTCACCGGCTCCGATCGCAACTACACCAACGGTGTCGCGCTAACAGCAGTCTCACGTGATCTGCAAGGCGGGCTCCGTCCGGAGTGCCTGCCTCAGCCGATTGGTTTGTACGCCCGCTTCATCGGCTGGGCTGATCCCGGGTTCTGGCGCGATTCCGGCGCCCAGACATCGTCGCAAAACCTCGTCGTGCGCTTTGGCCAGTCCATGTACACGCCCGAGAACAAGACGCGCACCGACGTGATTCCAGATGACCGACCGTACGCTGGTTTGCTCTACCTGGGTTTGGCGTGGAATCGCCGCATCCACCCACAAGCCGCCAGCTACGAAATGCTTGACGTGCGTGAGCTGACCCTGGGCGTGATCGGCCCCTGGTCGCTGGCCGAGCAATCTCAGGATCTGGTGCATCGGGCACGCGGCATTGAGCGATTTCGCGGCTGGGACAACCAGTTGCGCAACGAGCCGGCGTTTCAGATGGCCATGGACCGCAAGTTCAAGCCGTACATGGAGGGTGCGGTCCGCCCTGGATGGGGCAGCGACGTGATCGGCAGCTATGCCCTGCGGGTCGGAAACATCGAAACCGCCGCCAGTACCGGCGTGGAGTTTCGCGCGGGCTGGAATATACCGAACGACTTCGGCAGCTATCCGATCCGCCCTGGCGCAGAGAACCGCCCGCCCTCTGGTGTTGCCGATCTGCGCACGACAACGCCGCAGTCGGTCCTGGCGCCCAAACCTGGGGCACATGTCTTCCTGAATCTGGAGGGTAAAGCCGTCGCCTGGGACTTCTCACTCGACGGAAACATGTTCCGGCATAGCCATCACGTCAGCCGGCGGCCTTGGATCGCGCAAGCAGCTCTCGGCATCAGTAGCCAATGGATCGTTGCTGGACGTGGCGTACGGCTCGCCGTGATGCGCGTTTGGAGAACCCGCGAGTTCGACCAGCAGGCGGGCCATCACGCATTCGGATCGATCGCGCTGAGTCTGGAATTTTGA